A region of the Dysidea avara chromosome 9, odDysAvar1.4, whole genome shotgun sequence genome:
TCTGCTGTAGGGGAAGCTGACAAGAAGGTGAGTAGTTATAAGATATTGAATGTTTAGTATTATGGTAGCATTGTTTCCATCAGGTTCAAGTGGTACAAACCATCCTGCCTTACCGTCAACTAATGACCCCAAAATGGATACACAAATACTCTACCATCTTTGGACCACACAATGTTGAGTCTACATATTTAGAAATCCTTCCTACTAGTGGAGTAGACTGGCAACATGGACTACAACAACAACTGGTACCTCCTGGTGTACTGTCAAGTACTGACAGCATCACTGTTACAATCACTGTTGCCATGGATACTGCACTGGCTGATAGTAGTGATCATGATCCTACATTTGGCATCAGTGATGGAACATCTTTTGTTGGATTTATTCTGGTTGATAAAGACAACTATGGTTCACCATGTAACCGCCTAGAGGGAGATAGGAGTACTAAAGGCCTTGAAAATGTACAAGAAGTAGGAGGTCCCACAACTGCTTCACAAAGATATTCTAGCAGAGCTAAGATGCAGATCAGGCAAGCTGAGAAGTGGGGTTCCTGCGACACAGACATGGCGAGGGATACACTAACATTGTCACTTATCAGCGTCAGTTAGACCTCTCCAAGGGTTTGTATCTTGAGATGTACCGTAATCATGTTGTTGAAAAATACCGCATATATTACCTGATGGTTGAAATTGACATAGACTAATGACTAGTGTTGTACATGTAGAAACTGAACTGTAGTATGGAATAGTAGTTGATAGTCATGTTAGTTTGTGTGCTAAGCAAGTATTTTGTGCTAACTCTTTTATTGTAACCAAACTATAAAGATTGTTGACATTTACGACTTTTGTTGTTATTATCCGCTAATGGGAAAAACGTTCTGTAATTAAGAAATAAAATACTTCACCATTGGTGACTAATAAAGCCATACTTGTGTTGTGGTTAGTGTAATGTAATAGTACAAAGCATCTTTTTGTACGAACAAAATATTAGTGGCAAAGGATTTGTAGTCACAGGCTTACATACATTGTGGAGGGTGGTAGCAAGTATCACGTtcacctttcatatggtgcaaGTATTTTTTTACAACcaggctgctgctgctgtagcCCTCAATCTGGTATACTTATGTGTGTAGTTTCCTGACAATTGATTTAACAGAattgtgtatacatatatgtCTATACACACTCAAACAGAAGTCCGTATGTAAGAGTAAAAGACATTATGTGTATATACTTTGGGCAGCCACTTCACTACACTGTGTACTGTGTGAGCACTTGAAGCAGGTTTGGCATGGTCGCAGTACAACATATAATCCAGAACTGATGTATATAAATCAGAGTGACACTTGGTGTTAATTGAATGCAAGCTAGTCCTAGGAGATCATGGAAATCATTAAAATTGTGTGCTACCACAAAAACAAGTGCAACCAAGAACCTAAGGTATAGTTGTGCTAGCACTGCATAATTATGAACTGCAGTATCTGTTTGTGATAGCATCTATGTAACCGCAATACTGTGGATTATAAAACATTTCAATGGTTAAGTTGTGATGCCTTACAGTAGATGATACACGATACATGTGTACCGCCGAGAAATCCAGTGGATCCATGATAGCAAGAGTGGCTGTTTTACTGTGCTATTCATCACTAAATTTCCGCTGTATGCATGATAATAGACAGCATTGCAGGACCTCAAACAAGGATAATGTAGTGCATATTGACACCACCTTAATTGTGCTGAGCACAACATTAGGTGGGAGTGTAGCACAGTTGCTAGTGGTTAGCTAAGTGTATTAAATGTGTGGAGTGTATGACTCAAATCCTTCAGCATATTGTTTTGTCAGTCCAATTGCCGCTGGTCAGTTTCTTCCACTATATTTCCTTAGTTTATTTGTTGTTGTCAGCAGTTTTCTACCAATAGTCGGATCGGTATCAAATTGGAGCCaatatttgccattttggcaTTGATCGGTATCAGTTATTAAGCTCTTCTGATACCGATTAATAAACACTCGTGCTGATCGTCAttat
Encoded here:
- the LOC136266430 gene encoding uncharacterized protein, which gives rise to MFVLVLLVTIGLSAVGEADKKVQVVQTILPYRQLMTPKWIHKYSTIFGPHNVESTYLEILPTSGVDWQHGLQQQLVPPGVLSSTDSITVTITVAMDTALADSSDHDPTFGISDGTSFVGFILVDKDNYGSPCNRLEGDRSTKGLENVQEVGGPTTASQRYSSRAKMQIRQAEKWGSCDTDMARDTLTLSLISVS